The following proteins come from a genomic window of Clostridiales bacterium:
- the hfq gene encoding RNA chaperone Hfq, whose product MNKVNNNLQDVFLNQARKGHIPVSIHLANGFQIKGYVKGFDNFTIILDSEGKQLLIYKHAVSTISPQKPVLFNTSESESEDVPEEEKTTEE is encoded by the coding sequence ATGAACAAGGTTAATAATAATCTACAGGATGTATTTCTAAATCAGGCAAGGAAGGGACATATACCTGTATCCATACATCTTGCAAACGGCTTTCAAATTAAGGGATACGTAAAAGGGTTTGACAACTTCACCATAATACTGGACAGCGAAGGGAAGCAGCTATTGATATATAAACATGCAGTATCGACGATTTCCCCGCAGAAGCCTGTATTATTCAATACGTCAGAATCGGAATCAGAAGACGTTCCTGAAGAAGAAAAAACAACAGAGGAGTAA